The Triplophysa rosa linkage group LG25, Trosa_1v2, whole genome shotgun sequence genome window below encodes:
- the LOC130548551 gene encoding natural killer cell receptor 2B4-like, whose translation MEGHSVTLHTHLTHIQTDDLILWMFGVQSPDEIIAEISREANITPFINERLKNHVEIDAQTGSLIITNITTQHTGLYQLEIIRNTVENKHFNVTVYARLPVPVISRVSSQCSSSSSSSCCCVLCSVVNVSHDVSVSWYKGKSLLSSISVSDLNIRLSLPLEVEYQDTNTYRCVVNNPITNHTQHLHITQLYEVKSVSVMEGHSVTLHTDTESEVCATFQEHIKDQNALKH comes from the exons atggagggacattctGTTACTCTACACACTCATCTCACTCACATACAGACAGATGATCTAATTCTGTGGATGTTTGGTGTTCAGAGTCCAGATGAGATTATAGCTGAAATCAGCAGAGAAGCCAATATAACACCATTTATTAATGAGAGATTGAAGAATCATGTAGAGATAGATGctcagactggatctctcatcatcacaaacatcacaactcAACACACTGGACTTTACCAACTAGAGATCATCAGAAATACTGTTGAAAACAAACACTTCAATGTTACTGTGTATG CTCGTCTGCCTGTTCCAGTCATCTCCAGAGTCTCTTCTCAatgttcttcatcatcttcatcatcatgttgttgtgtgttgtgttcagtggtGAATGTGTCACATGATGTGAGCgtctcctggtacaaaggaaagagtttattgtccagcatcagtgtgtctgatctcaacatcagactctctctacctctggaggtggaatatcaggacacaaacacatacagatgtgtggtcaacaatcccatcacaaaccacacacaacatctacacatcactcaactct atgaagtgaagtcagtgtcagtgatggagggacattctGTTACTCTACACACTGATACTGAATCTGAGGTGTGTGCCACATTTCAAGAGCATATCAAGGACCAAAATGCCCTGAAACATTGA
- the LOC130549048 gene encoding natural killer cell receptor 2B4-like isoform X2 — MLHTLLVLSLCSWLFGVFGDEVKSVSVMEGENVTLHTDVTELHTDDEMYWRFKNILIARIKRSLNINPTYYNNNETEIFRDRLKMDNQTGDLIITHITSHHSGRYTLKIRRNNTVSNKRFNVTVYARLPVPIITRDSSQCSSSSSSSCCCVLCSVVNVSHDVSVSWYKGKSLLSSISVSDLNIRLSLPLEVEYQDTNTYRCVVNNPITNHTQHLHITQLCHTSADFSLLL, encoded by the exons gtgtgtttggtgatgaagtgaagtcagtgtcagtgatggagggagaaaATGTGACTCTACACACTGATGTTACTGAACTACACACAGATGATGAGATGTACTGGAGGTTTAAAAACATCCTCATCGCCAGAATCAAGAGATCACTCAATATTAATCCcacatattataataataatgagacTGAGAttttcagagacagactgaagatggacaatcagactggagatctcatcatcacacacatcacatctcatcACTCTGGACGTTACACACTGAAGATCAGGAGAAACAATACAGTCTCAAACAAGAGGTTCAATGTTACTGTATATG CTCGTCTGCCTGTTCCCATCATCACTAGAGACTCTTCTCAatgttcttcatcatcttcatcatcatgttgttgtgtgttgtgttcagtggtGAATGTGTCACATGATGTGAGCgtctcctggtacaaaggaaagagtttattgtccagcattagtgtgtctgatctcaacatcagactctctctacctctggaggtggaatatcaggacacaaacacatacagatgtgtggtcaacaatcccatcacaaaccacacacaacatctacacatcactcaactctgtcacacGTCTGCAG ATTTCTCTTTACTCTTGTAG
- the LOC130549068 gene encoding uncharacterized protein LOC130549068 encodes MDLCFVFLAYLTHFVVKGVFGVDPDEVKSVTEGHSVTLHTGVVKQRDDLIVWYYGPENTVVARINGKASSTMFSQDEMFRDRLKLNHQTGDLTITHITSHHSGLYTLRISSNNKVSYKTFNLTVNGPLPFLPLNPITNHAEDSESPDRRVIVITAVVVSVFGVITITTITTISVFMYRRAKALPGKSSESENCLTDEIRSINSCSTSEDEEASRCPNGKQHWIGAGLV; translated from the exons ATGGACTTGTGCTTCGTTTTTCTCGCTTATCTGACGCACTTCGTTGTGAAAG gtgtgtttggtgtcgatccagatgaagtgaagtcagtgacGGAGGGACATTCTGTTACTCTACACACTGGTGTTGTCAAACAGAGAGATGATCTGATCGTGTGGTATTATGGGCCTGAAAACACAGTTGTGGCAAGAATCAATGGAAAGGCCAGCAGCACCATGTTCTCTCAGGATGAGATGTTCAGAGACAGATTGAAACTGAATCATCAGACCGGAGATCTGaccatcacacacatcacatctcatcACTCTGGACTTTACACACTGAGGATCAGCAGCAACAATAAAGTCTCATACAAGACATTCAATCTCACTGTCAACG GTCCTCTGCCTTTCCTTCCCCTGAATCCCATCACAAACCACGCTGAAGATTCAG AGTCTCCTGACCGGCGGGTCATTGTCATTACAGCTGTAGTTGTCTCTGTGTTCGGTGTCATCACCATCACCACCATCACCACCATCAGTGTCTTCATGTACAGAAGAGCTAAAG CACTTCCAGGGAAATCCTCAGAAAGTGAAAATTGTCTGACTGATGAAATAAGAAGCATCAATTCCTGCAGCACATCTGAAGATGAAGAAGCCTCGAGGTGTCCGAATGGAAAACAACACTG GATTGGAGCAGGATTGGTGTGA
- the LOC130549048 gene encoding natural killer cell receptor 2B4-like isoform X1: MLHTLLVLSLCSWLFGVFGDEVKSVSVMEGENVTLHTDVTELHTDDEMYWRFKNILIARIKRSLNINPTYYNNNETEIFRDRLKMDNQTGDLIITHITSHHSGRYTLKIRRNNTVSNKRFNVTVYARLPVPIITRDSSQCSSSSSSSCCCVLCSVVNVSHDVSVSWYKGKSLLSSISVSDLNIRLSLPLEVEYQDTNTYRCVVNNPITNHTQHLHITQLCHTSADSPPMWVIIIPVALVIIIIISVYIHKRKCHKGLVQTSEVPQTDEEASIDSSSTSDGEAVRFLNRPAASLNMFYAKHKKKRPEIYTQMTTD; encoded by the exons gtgtgtttggtgatgaagtgaagtcagtgtcagtgatggagggagaaaATGTGACTCTACACACTGATGTTACTGAACTACACACAGATGATGAGATGTACTGGAGGTTTAAAAACATCCTCATCGCCAGAATCAAGAGATCACTCAATATTAATCCcacatattataataataatgagacTGAGAttttcagagacagactgaagatggacaatcagactggagatctcatcatcacacacatcacatctcatcACTCTGGACGTTACACACTGAAGATCAGGAGAAACAATACAGTCTCAAACAAGAGGTTCAATGTTACTGTATATG CTCGTCTGCCTGTTCCCATCATCACTAGAGACTCTTCTCAatgttcttcatcatcttcatcatcatgttgttgtgtgttgtgttcagtggtGAATGTGTCACATGATGTGAGCgtctcctggtacaaaggaaagagtttattgtccagcattagtgtgtctgatctcaacatcagactctctctacctctggaggtggaatatcaggacacaaacacatacagatgtgtggtcaacaatcccatcacaaaccacacacaacatctacacatcactcaactctgtcacacGTCTGCAG ACTCTCCTCCCATGTGGGTCATTATAATACCAGTTGCTCTTgtgatcatcatcatcattagtGTCTACATACACAAAAGAAAGTGTCATAAAG GTCTCGTACAAACATCAGAAGTTCCTCAGACAGATGAAGAGGCCAGTATAGACTCCAGCAGCACCTCTGATGGAGAAGCCGTGAGGTTTCTGAATAGACCAGCAGcatcattaaacatgttttatgcCAAGCATAAGAAGAAAAGGCCGGAAATCTACACGCAGATGACAACAGACTGA